In Oceanobacillus sp. FSL K6-2867, one DNA window encodes the following:
- a CDS encoding TRAP transporter permease — MADKQSEMPKEELVKNHEELSEAEKQKIVEKYDSEARFRKLSIPWMARLVMIISVSLALFHLITSFTGPLVTLQHRALHTGVVMALVFLLYPSRKNAPQTRATIIDFLLAILSIATIVYIFTDYMGIVNRAGLPSQNDIIFSLLMVLLVLEGGRRVVGNGLTVLCTLFLLYAYFGPYLPRMVAHRGYQIDDIASYLYLTTEGIFGTAIGVSATYIFLFILFGTFLNRTGMGQLFNDSAMAISGHTAGGPAKVSVVSSGFLGSINGSAIANVVTTGSFTIPLMKKTGYSKNFAGAVEAAASVGGQILPPVMGATAFIMAETLGMPYAEIAIAAIIPGLLYYMGVLSVVHLRAKKLGLKGLSRHELPKMKDVLKERGHLLIPLIILIYMLFGGFTPIYAAAWAIISTVIISLLRATTRMNLKSLFQALEDGTRSALGVAMACAMVGIIVGVASLTGFGLKMTSAILILGNDTLILTLFFTMIASIILGMGLPSIPTYIITSSMAAPALVQFGVEPFVSHMFVFYFGILANLTPPVALAAFAGAGLAGGEPNKTGFISLKLAAAGILVPYVFVYSPEMLMQDADALSILLIAITAIIGVVSLAIALEGYLLENLNWVLRVVSAIAAIVLVIPGMLSDAIGILLLAIVIAAQMLKRKRTAQAEA, encoded by the coding sequence ATGGCTGATAAACAAAGTGAGATGCCAAAAGAAGAGCTTGTGAAAAACCATGAAGAATTATCAGAAGCAGAAAAACAAAAAATTGTTGAAAAATACGATTCAGAAGCTAGGTTCCGAAAATTGAGCATACCTTGGATGGCCAGGCTTGTTATGATTATCTCAGTTTCCTTGGCCCTATTCCACTTGATTACTTCGTTTACAGGGCCTTTAGTTACATTACAGCACCGGGCATTGCATACGGGTGTAGTAATGGCTCTTGTCTTTTTACTGTATCCCTCACGAAAAAATGCACCACAGACTCGGGCAACAATCATTGATTTTTTGCTTGCTATCTTATCGATTGCAACCATTGTTTATATTTTCACCGATTATATGGGAATTGTAAATCGAGCTGGATTACCAAGCCAGAACGATATTATCTTCAGCCTACTAATGGTTCTGCTTGTTCTTGAAGGAGGACGTCGTGTAGTTGGGAATGGACTGACCGTTCTCTGTACGTTGTTCCTGTTATATGCCTATTTCGGTCCTTATCTGCCCAGGATGGTTGCCCATCGAGGATATCAAATAGACGATATTGCCTCTTACTTGTATTTAACAACAGAAGGAATATTTGGGACTGCAATAGGTGTTTCCGCTACCTATATTTTTCTATTTATCTTGTTTGGAACTTTTTTAAATCGAACGGGAATGGGGCAATTATTTAATGATTCTGCAATGGCTATCTCTGGACATACTGCCGGAGGTCCTGCGAAAGTTTCCGTTGTTTCGAGCGGTTTTCTTGGTTCGATTAATGGTTCTGCCATTGCGAATGTCGTTACAACCGGTTCATTTACCATCCCACTCATGAAGAAAACAGGGTATTCCAAAAATTTTGCAGGAGCTGTAGAAGCAGCAGCCTCTGTTGGTGGCCAAATACTTCCGCCAGTAATGGGAGCAACAGCTTTTATTATGGCGGAAACGTTAGGGATGCCATACGCAGAAATTGCTATTGCAGCCATTATCCCTGGGCTTTTATACTACATGGGTGTGCTTTCAGTTGTTCATTTACGCGCAAAAAAACTCGGTTTAAAGGGATTATCCCGACATGAACTCCCGAAAATGAAAGATGTTTTAAAAGAACGAGGACATTTACTGATTCCGCTTATCATCCTCATTTATATGTTATTTGGTGGGTTTACCCCAATTTATGCTGCAGCATGGGCAATCATTTCGACTGTAATCATTTCTTTATTAAGAGCAACAACGCGAATGAATCTAAAAAGTCTTTTTCAAGCGCTGGAAGATGGAACACGCAGTGCACTTGGTGTGGCAATGGCCTGTGCAATGGTCGGAATTATTGTAGGTGTAGCTTCGTTAACAGGATTTGGCTTAAAAATGACCTCGGCAATTCTTATTCTTGGTAACGACACACTCATTTTGACATTATTCTTTACAATGATTGCATCTATCATTTTGGGAATGGGTCTCCCTTCCATCCCAACGTACATTATTACGTCCTCTATGGCAGCACCAGCATTGGTACAGTTCGGTGTCGAGCCTTTTGTATCCCATATGTTTGTTTTTTACTTCGGTATTTTGGCAAACTTAACACCTCCAGTAGCCCTTGCAGCATTTGCTGGAGCAGGACTGGCAGGTGGCGAACCGAATAAAACTGGATTTATATCACTGAAACTCGCAGCTGCTGGGATTCTCGTGCCATATGTTTTCGTTTATTCGCCTGAGATGCTGATGCAAGATGCTGACGCTTTAAGCATCCTATTGATCGCGATTACAGCAATTATTGGTGTTGTGTCTCTGGCTATCGCACTTGAAGGATACTTGCTGGAAAATCTAAATTGGGTTTTAAGAGTAGTTTCAGCGATCGCTGCAATCGTATTAGTAATACCGGGAATGTTGTCCGATGCGATTGGTATCCTTTTACTCGCGATTGTCATAGCTGCACAAATGTTAAAAAGAAAAAGGACGGCACAAGCTGAAGCTTAA
- a CDS encoding DUF1850 domain-containing protein: protein MKKISLILTILLVGVWIGMTPLQSGILLTDGEDNPLFFLPWDSEKVTIGWRHSVELTPWKETYRIADNGYLVFESTLYQSYGAGTPDTEGKVEFLPNGFIQVTEINRVIPYYSLFYVPISNYYLKDNEKRYSLSDFIPDDTNVQIHYEQIQVYKWLLLKIHKEVWR from the coding sequence ATGAAAAAAATATCACTTATTCTTACTATTTTGCTGGTTGGAGTCTGGATCGGTATGACTCCTCTCCAATCAGGCATTTTATTAACGGATGGAGAGGACAATCCATTATTTTTTCTGCCATGGGATTCAGAAAAAGTAACAATCGGGTGGAGACATTCTGTTGAATTAACTCCATGGAAAGAAACTTATCGAATAGCCGATAATGGATATCTGGTGTTTGAATCTACATTGTACCAATCATATGGAGCAGGTACGCCAGATACAGAAGGCAAAGTGGAATTTCTTCCGAATGGGTTTATCCAAGTTACTGAAATAAATCGGGTTATCCCCTATTATTCCCTATTCTATGTTCCAATTTCAAACTATTATCTGAAAGATAATGAAAAAAGATATTCATTATCCGACTTTATTCCGGATGATACAAATGTCCAAATCCATTATGAACAAATACAGGTCTATAAATGGCTGCTGTTAAAGATCCATAAGGAGGTATGGCGCTGA
- a CDS encoding TAXI family TRAP transporter solute-binding subunit, with protein MKKILIIFMFLTISMLIAACNDNSDSDAAGKDGNGEDALAGEFITILTGGSSGVYYPLGGTLANIFQDLGANANSQSTAASTANATTLNQGNAEIGFSMGDAAQDAYEGIASAEEIGAQENIRTLASLYPNYLQIVATEKSGIKTVEDLAGKRVAVGAPASGTEISAQRVLEAYGMTYEDINADFLSFSEGVEGIQNGNIDAVVISSGLPNAGVLELQTTQDIVIVEIAEDIILKMQDDYPSFFPTTVPKDVYDMEKDVSTIGVNNVLLTHSEVSDDIAYAMTKAIFDNLDQLQNTHNAANDITLENALQNLPAPLHPGAAKYFEEQGITE; from the coding sequence ATGAAAAAAATTTTAATTATTTTTATGTTCCTAACCATATCTATGTTAATCGCTGCATGTAATGATAATAGTGATTCTGATGCCGCTGGCAAGGATGGTAATGGTGAAGATGCATTAGCTGGTGAATTTATTACGATTCTGACAGGCGGTTCATCTGGTGTATACTACCCACTTGGCGGTACATTAGCAAATATTTTCCAAGACTTAGGCGCTAATGCAAACAGTCAGTCCACAGCAGCTTCCACTGCAAATGCAACCACACTTAATCAAGGTAATGCAGAAATCGGATTTTCGATGGGAGATGCCGCACAAGATGCTTATGAAGGGATTGCAAGCGCCGAAGAAATAGGAGCTCAGGAAAACATCCGTACCCTTGCCTCGCTCTACCCAAACTATTTACAAATTGTAGCTACCGAAAAATCAGGCATTAAAACCGTAGAAGATTTAGCTGGCAAAAGAGTTGCTGTTGGCGCCCCTGCGTCTGGAACTGAAATCAGTGCACAACGCGTTTTAGAAGCATATGGCATGACATACGAGGATATCAATGCTGACTTTCTTTCCTTTTCAGAAGGAGTGGAAGGAATTCAAAATGGAAATATTGATGCAGTTGTTATTTCCTCTGGATTGCCAAATGCTGGAGTACTTGAGCTTCAGACAACACAGGATATTGTGATTGTAGAAATTGCCGAAGATATCATTTTAAAAATGCAAGACGACTATCCATCCTTTTTCCCAACAACTGTACCAAAGGATGTATATGACATGGAGAAAGACGTATCAACCATTGGAGTTAATAATGTTTTATTAACACACAGCGAAGTATCAGATGACATAGCTTATGCAATGACCAAAGCTATATTTGATAACCTTGATCAATTACAGAACACTCATAATGCAGCTAACGATATCACATTAGAAAATGCATTACAAAACTTACCTGCACCGCTCCATCCAGGCGCAGCTAAATATTTTGAAGAACAAGGGATAACGGAATAA
- a CDS encoding general stress protein, giving the protein MAKNNNGKMSREQAGKKGGKATARNHDQEFYEEIGQKGGEATAKNHDQEFYEEIGQKGGNATARNHDQEFYEEIGEKGGNARARQRNNNNKNRNNS; this is encoded by the coding sequence ATGGCTAAGAACAATAATGGTAAGATGTCTCGTGAACAAGCAGGAAAAAAGGGTGGAAAAGCAACCGCAAGAAATCATGACCAGGAATTCTATGAAGAAATTGGTCAAAAAGGCGGTGAAGCAACCGCAAAAAATCATGATCAGGAATTCTATGAAGAGATTGGTCAAAAAGGCGGGAATGCAACTGCAAGAAATCACGATCAGGAATTCTACGAAGAAATTGGCGAAAAGGGCGGGAATGCACGCGCGCGCCAACGAAACAACAACAACAAAAACAGAAACAATTCATAA
- a CDS encoding YtxH domain-containing protein, producing MTEQNKQQVQTNQEEQENRNSSDKAYTKKDVIRGGIIGWGVGVATTLLLAPKSGKELRGDITYQVGSAKDKAVDKSRELTDSAMDKYAAIKENTTNKTIELKHRLTPAKSKQSNGEETEAEDTESNSAPQSNKAEEKQNESASTNKKAEAKSKSSSSSASTRRTPAKRSSGYNQKARTKTASASK from the coding sequence ATGACAGAACAAAACAAACAGCAAGTACAAACAAATCAAGAAGAACAAGAAAACCGAAATTCATCCGATAAGGCTTACACCAAAAAAGATGTTATTCGAGGTGGTATTATCGGTTGGGGAGTCGGTGTCGCGACCACCCTATTACTTGCTCCGAAATCCGGAAAAGAGCTGCGTGGAGATATTACCTATCAAGTGGGCTCTGCTAAAGATAAGGCAGTAGATAAATCGCGTGAACTCACTGATTCAGCAATGGACAAATATGCTGCAATCAAAGAAAATACCACAAATAAAACAATAGAGTTAAAGCATAGGCTTACCCCTGCAAAAAGCAAGCAATCAAATGGAGAGGAAACAGAGGCAGAAGACACAGAAAGCAATTCTGCGCCACAATCTAATAAAGCAGAGGAAAAACAAAACGAATCTGCAAGCACGAATAAAAAAGCAGAAGCTAAATCAAAATCCAGTTCTTCCAGCGCGAGTACTAGAAGGACACCAGCAAAACGAAGTTCAGGCTATAACCAAAAAGCACGTACTAAAACAGCCTCAGCTTCTAAATAA
- a CDS encoding gas vesicle protein yields MANENSPQTTAGSSNLVDVLETVLDKGVVIAGDIRVGIADVELLSIKIRLIVASVDKAKEIGMDWWETDPYLNSQAAMQEQDKLKEENQKLLERLEKLEGKLSGNS; encoded by the coding sequence ATGGCGAACGAAAACTCCCCACAAACAACTGCGGGGTCCAGTAATTTGGTTGATGTGCTTGAAACCGTATTGGATAAAGGGGTTGTCATTGCGGGAGACATACGAGTAGGAATTGCAGATGTGGAGCTGCTTTCCATCAAAATCAGATTGATTGTCGCATCTGTCGATAAAGCAAAAGAAATCGGAATGGACTGGTGGGAAACAGACCCATACCTAAACTCGCAAGCAGCAATGCAAGAACAGGATAAGTTAAAAGAAGAAAATCAAAAGCTGCTCGAACGATTGGAAAAATTAGAAGGTAAACTATCTGGCAATAGCTAG
- a CDS encoding gas vesicle protein K translates to MNLNNQPASLAGLDHRPEKSGRIELDPEGAEEGLAQLVLTVIELLRQLVERQAIRRVDGGNLTEEEIEKLGVALMNLDIKMEELKGIFNFTDEDLNIDLGPLGNLL, encoded by the coding sequence ATCAATCTTAATAATCAACCAGCATCCTTAGCAGGTCTTGACCATCGTCCAGAGAAAAGCGGACGGATCGAGCTTGATCCTGAAGGTGCCGAAGAAGGTCTTGCTCAGCTTGTCCTTACCGTAATTGAGTTATTACGTCAACTTGTCGAACGACAGGCAATCCGCCGTGTAGACGGAGGGAATCTGACGGAAGAGGAAATTGAAAAACTCGGTGTTGCGTTAATGAACTTAGATATAAAAATGGAAGAGCTAAAAGGGATTTTTAATTTTACGGATGAGGATTTGAATATCGATTTGGGACCTTTAGGAAATTTACTATAG
- a CDS encoding gas vesicle protein, producing the protein MEFENKEVGLIDVLDVVLDKGVAIKGDIILSIAGIDLVYLDLRVLISSVETLIESNQQTAEKFSSKQFDYEKEELDRVIHQS; encoded by the coding sequence ATGGAATTTGAAAATAAAGAGGTTGGCCTCATTGATGTTCTCGATGTAGTTCTGGATAAAGGTGTAGCAATTAAAGGAGATATCATCCTCTCTATCGCTGGAATCGACTTAGTCTATCTCGATTTACGCGTATTGATCTCCTCAGTTGAAACACTTATTGAATCGAATCAGCAAACAGCTGAGAAATTTTCATCGAAACAATTTGATTATGAAAAGGAGGAGTTGGATCGTGTCATCCATCAATCTTAA
- a CDS encoding GvpL/GvpF family gas vesicle protein yields MEKLIYLYGIIPASGKDAAPLPSLKGLDEESQIYSLPFENVDAIVCELDPVEYSEKELEKKSNDVNWLHQKAFHHHEALMEFYERYPIIPMKFCTIYSGLESLKNTISTHETRMLHLLDNIADKDEWILKLYCERDKLKEMVASNNETIEAKKKEIAAMSPGRQYLENRRLHQLIDQETEKETHAFSKSIHKKLAALSVDHEVKRNWNKDVTGRQEEMCWNSVYMVDKSRINDFKSIIKKLQDKWAGSGWHFEVTGPWPSYHFAKIS; encoded by the coding sequence ATGGAGAAATTAATCTATTTATATGGAATTATACCGGCAAGCGGAAAAGACGCAGCTCCCCTCCCCTCTCTTAAAGGGCTGGATGAGGAGTCACAGATTTACAGCCTTCCATTTGAAAATGTCGATGCCATTGTCTGTGAGCTGGACCCAGTGGAATACAGTGAAAAGGAACTCGAAAAAAAATCAAATGATGTTAATTGGCTCCACCAGAAAGCATTTCACCATCACGAAGCATTGATGGAATTTTATGAGAGATATCCTATCATCCCAATGAAGTTTTGCACGATCTATTCTGGTCTGGAAAGTTTAAAAAACACAATCAGCACCCACGAGACACGTATGCTCCATTTACTTGATAACATCGCAGATAAAGATGAGTGGATATTAAAACTCTATTGCGAGCGGGATAAGCTAAAAGAAATGGTGGCAAGTAATAATGAAACGATAGAAGCCAAAAAGAAAGAAATTGCTGCCATGTCACCTGGCCGTCAGTACTTGGAAAATAGAAGGCTTCATCAACTTATTGATCAAGAGACAGAGAAAGAAACACATGCCTTTTCAAAATCGATTCATAAGAAACTAGCAGCATTAAGTGTCGACCACGAAGTGAAAAGAAATTGGAATAAGGATGTTACGGGACGCCAAGAAGAAATGTGCTGGAACAGTGTCTATATGGTGGATAAATCTCGAATTAATGATTTTAAATCTATCATTAAAAAGCTGCAGGATAAATGGGCGGGATCAGGCTGGCACTTCGAGGTTACAGGACCATGGCCATCCTATCATTTTGCCAAGATTAGCTAG
- a CDS encoding gas vesicle protein GvpG, producing the protein MIQKIFTSPINLIVKIGEKVQEEVEKELYDLEHIQKKLIHLQMMYELEEIDEASYKQSETELLVRYEIAKKREMEQINELTKRKE; encoded by the coding sequence ATGATCCAAAAAATCTTCACTTCGCCGATAAACTTAATTGTAAAAATTGGGGAAAAGGTTCAAGAAGAAGTGGAAAAAGAGCTATATGATCTGGAGCACATCCAAAAGAAATTAATTCACCTGCAGATGATGTATGAACTGGAAGAAATTGATGAGGCATCCTACAAGCAATCTGAAACGGAACTGTTAGTTCGTTATGAAATTGCTAAAAAACGAGAAATGGAACAAATAAATGAGTTAACAAAACGAAAAGAGTGA